One Rattus norvegicus strain BN/NHsdMcwi chromosome 20, GRCr8, whole genome shotgun sequence DNA segment encodes these proteins:
- the Gtf2h4 gene encoding general transcription factor IIH subunit 4, with translation MEITPARGGLNRAHLQCRNLQEFLGGLSPGVLDRLYGHPATCLAVFRELPSLAKNWVMRMLFLEQPLPQAAVALWVKKEFSKAQEESTGLLSGLRIWHTQLLPGGLQGLILNPVFRQNLRIALLGGGKAWSDDTSQLGPDKHARDVPSLDKYAEERWEVVLHFMVGSPSAAVSQDLAQLLSQAGLMKSTEPGEPPCITSAGFQFLLLDTPAQLWYFMLQYLQTAQSRGMDLVEILSFLFQLSFSTLGKDYSVEGMSDSLLNFLQHLREFGLVFQRKRKSRRYYPTRLAINLSSGVSGAGGTVHQPGFIVVETNYRLYAYTESELQIALIALFSEMLYRFPNMVVAQVTRESVQQAIASGITAQQIIHFLRTRAHPVMLKQTPVLPPTITDQIRLWELERDRLRFTEGVLYNQFLSQVDFELLLAHARELGVLVFENSAKRLMVVTPAGHSDVKRFWKRQKHSS, from the exons ATGGAGATCACCCCCGCGAGGGGTGGACTGAACCGAGCACACCTACAATGCAGGAATCTACAGGAGTTCTTAGGCGGCCTGAGCCCTGGGGTGCTGGACCGATTGTATGGACACCCTGCCACTTGTCTGGCTGTCTTCAG GGAGCTCCCTTCCTTGGCTAAGAACTGGGTGATGAGAATGCTCTTTCTGGAGCAGCCTCTACCACAGGCTGCCGTGGCCCTGTGGGTGAAGAAGGAGTTCAGCAA GGCTCAGGAGGAAAGTACCGGGCTGTTGAGTGGCCTCCGTATTTGGCATACCCAGCTGCTCCCCGGTGGACTCCAGGGCCTCATCTTGAACCCTGTCTTCCGCCAGAACCTCCGAATTGCTCTTCTGGGTGG GGGCAAGGCCTGGTCTGATGACACAAGTCAGCTGGGACCAGACAAGCACGCCCGGGATGTCCCCTCACTTGATAAGTACGCCGAGGAGCGCTGGGAG GTGGTCTTGCATTTCATGGTGGGCTCCCCCAGTGCAGCTGTCAGCCAGGACCTGGCTCAACTCCTCAGCCAGGCCGGGCTTATGAAAAG CACCGAACCCGGAGAGCCACCGTGTATCACTTCCGCTGGCTTCCAGTTCCTGCTCCTAGACACGCCTGCCCAGCTCTGGTACTTCATGCTGCAGTATCTGCAGACAGCCCAG AGTCGGGGCATGGATCTAGTGGagattctctccttccttttccagcTCAGTTTCTCTACTCTTGGCAAG GACTACTCCGTGGAGGGGATGAGTGATTCTTTGTTGAACTTCCTGCAACACCTGCGTGAATTCGGGCTTGTTTTCCAGAGGAAG AGGAAGTCCCGGCGTTACTACCCCACACGCCTGGCCATCAACCTCTCATCTGGTGTCTCCGGGGCTGGGGGCACTGTGCACCAGCCTGGCTTCATTGTCGTCGAAACCAATTACAGACTGTATGCCTATACCG AGTCGGAGCTGCAGATCGCCCTCATTGCTCTTTTCTCCGAGATGCTCTATCGATTCCCCAACATGGTGGTGGCACAAGTGACCCGGGAGAGCGTGCAGCAGGCCATCGCCAGTGGCATCACTGCCCAGCAG ATTATCCATTTCCTAAGGACCAGGGCCCATCCAGTGATGCTCAAACAG ACTCCTGTGCTGCCCCCCACCATAACAGACCAGATTCGGCTGTGGGAGCTGGAAAGGGACAGACTTCGGTTCACTGAAG GCGTTCTGTACAACCAGTTCCTATCGCAAGTGGACTTTGAATTGCTGCTGGCCCACGCGCGGGAGCTGGGCGTGCTCGTGTTCGAGAACTCGGCCAAGCGGCTGATGGTGGTGACACCGGCGGGGCACAGCGACGTCAAGCGCTTCTGGAAGCGGCAGAAGCACAGCTCCTGA
- the Gtf2h4 gene encoding general transcription factor IIH subunit 4 isoform X1, producing MVGSPSAAVSQDLAQLLSQAGLMKSTEPGEPPCITSAGFQFLLLDTPAQLWYFMLQYLQTAQSRGMDLVEILSFLFQLSFSTLGKDYSVEGMSDSLLNFLQHLREFGLVFQRKRKSRRYYPTRLAINLSSGVSGAGGTVHQPGFIVVETNYRLYAYTESELQIALIALFSEMLYRFPNMVVAQVTRESVQQAIASGITAQQIIHFLRTRAHPVMLKQTPVLPPTITDQIRLWELERDRLRFTEGVLYNQFLSQVDFELLLAHARELGVLVFENSAKRLMVVTPAGHSDVKRFWKRQKHSS from the exons ATGGTGGGCTCCCCCAGTGCAGCTGTCAGCCAGGACCTGGCTCAACTCCTCAGCCAGGCCGGGCTTATGAAAAG CACCGAACCCGGAGAGCCACCGTGTATCACTTCCGCTGGCTTCCAGTTCCTGCTCCTAGACACGCCTGCCCAGCTCTGGTACTTCATGCTGCAGTATCTGCAGACAGCCCAG AGTCGGGGCATGGATCTAGTGGagattctctccttccttttccagcTCAGTTTCTCTACTCTTGGCAAG GACTACTCCGTGGAGGGGATGAGTGATTCTTTGTTGAACTTCCTGCAACACCTGCGTGAATTCGGGCTTGTTTTCCAGAGGAAG AGGAAGTCCCGGCGTTACTACCCCACACGCCTGGCCATCAACCTCTCATCTGGTGTCTCCGGGGCTGGGGGCACTGTGCACCAGCCTGGCTTCATTGTCGTCGAAACCAATTACAGACTGTATGCCTATACCG AGTCGGAGCTGCAGATCGCCCTCATTGCTCTTTTCTCCGAGATGCTCTATCGATTCCCCAACATGGTGGTGGCACAAGTGACCCGGGAGAGCGTGCAGCAGGCCATCGCCAGTGGCATCACTGCCCAGCAG ATTATCCATTTCCTAAGGACCAGGGCCCATCCAGTGATGCTCAAACAG ACTCCTGTGCTGCCCCCCACCATAACAGACCAGATTCGGCTGTGGGAGCTGGAAAGGGACAGACTTCGGTTCACTGAAG GCGTTCTGTACAACCAGTTCCTATCGCAAGTGGACTTTGAATTGCTGCTGGCCCACGCGCGGGAGCTGGGCGTGCTCGTGTTCGAGAACTCGGCCAAGCGGCTGATGGTGGTGACACCGGCGGGGCACAGCGACGTCAAGCGCTTCTGGAAGCGGCAGAAGCACAGCTCCTGA